Part of the Candidatus Saccharibacteria bacterium genome, GCAACTTACTTTAATGTTTCAGTTTTAACAGATGAATTCTTTTTGGCAACTTCACGAATATCTTCGTAGCGATCGAATTCGTCAACAATTTTTTGGCCTAAAACTTGCTCGATTATATCTTCGATACTTATTACACCAACCGTTTCGCTAAACTCGTTCACCACAATGAATAAGTGATGTTGGGTTTTATAAAATGCGTTTAACACGTGCGCTAATTTATCTTTTTCGTTCACGTATATAACGGTATCGGTCATTACATCGGCTACTTTTTTTGGTTCTTTTTGGGCAACTAAGTCACGAAGGTACAGCGTGCCAATAATATGGTCTAAATCGTCATTAAAAACTGGGAACCGAGAATGGCCTGATTCGTGTAATTCATTCATTAGTTTGATAGTTGTTTTTTCTTTCGAACCAACAGCTATAACCATGCTGCGCGGCGTCATTACATCTTCAATTTTTTTATCACCAAAGCTTAGAGCACTATCCACAATCTTTAGTTCGTCCTCGGCAATGTCGCTTTCGTCGCTTATGCTGTGTTCTTCTAAAATACGAACTAACTCGTCTTTGCTGTAAAACGTTGGTAGCTCTTCACCTAGCGTGCGGTCGAGCAGTGCTCCAAGCGGTCGGGCAATTGGTGAGAAAAACCACAGTAATCGTTCCATAAATGGTGCAATCTTTGACCCAAAACTAAGTCCATAGCGCCCGAGTACTGCCTGTGGAACAATTTCTCCAAAAATTACAATTAGCGTCGTCGATAAAAGCACAGCCATCACCCCATTGGTTATGCTGTCTAAAATTACCGTCAATATCGAGTTAACTAATACGTTACCTAGGATAAGTGTAACTAGTAGTTCGCTGCCCCGAGCGCGAATTGGATAAACCAGTGTTGCCTGTTGGTCGCCAAGGTCGCTTTTTCGTTTTAGTTCGTGAACATCAAGCGACAACAAGCCAAGAGTCAAGCCAGAAAATCCGGCTGAACAAGCCAATAGAAAAACTATAAGAACTATTTCCATATACGTTGAATTGAGTATAGCTTGGAAAAGCCAACAAAACCATAGGCTAAAGTGCTATACTCGTACTGTTTAATAACGAGGTTTGGTGTATATGAAGGACAATCTATTTGGAATTATTATTGGTGTAGTAGTGGTGGCAATATTAGGGGTAGCAATCGTGGCAGGCGGCGACGACTCCAACAACATCTCTCCCGACGGTGATGGTCAAGACATTTTAGAAATATCTGAACTCGATTACGTAAAAGGGTCAGAAAACAGCGAACTAGCGCAAGAACCAAAGGTAACAGTCTTTGAATATGGTGACTTCCAATGTCCATTTTGCGGCATTGTGTACCCAATTATCAGTGAAGTTACTGCCGAATACGCAGACAATCCAGACGTTGCTTTCGTTTACAGGCACTTTCCTTTACCGAGCCATCAAAGTGCTATGGTAGCCCATAGAGCTGCCGAAGCAGCGGGTAGACAAGGTAAGTTTTACGAAATGCACGATATTCTGTTCGAGAACCAAACACTGTGGGCAGGAGAACCGACTTCACCAATTCCTCCAGACCAGTCTGACGACATAATCCGCGAATTAGCAGAAGAGCTTGGTTTGAATCTAGAACAATATGATGCTGACTTTGCGGATTCAAGTACTCTCACGACTATTAACCAACAGCAAAAAACCGGTGAAGAAATTGGCGTTAATTCAACCCCAACCTTCTTCATCAACCAAACTCAATTAGAGCAAGTACCGCGCACAGCTGACGAACTACGCGCAGCAATTGAAGCCGAACTAGAAAAAGTAAACTCCGCTGAAAGCAGCGGAGAAACCGAAGACCTACAGTAACCAAATACGGTTACTGTTAGTACAGAAGTGGCAGTTTATCTAAATGAACTGGCACTTGCTGTGCTACGGGCTTTTGCATTTTTATTTTAATGGACATGCGGGACCTCACCATTTTTGTTTAATTAAGAAAACAAGTAAAACCAATTTGGTTCACTAACGTTCCTCACACTTTTTTAATTTTGTTTGAATATTTTTTTATTGCTCAAAAACTTATTTAATACTACTCTTTTGCTTCAGTAAGCACAAGCTTTTTTTATAGCCACTTATTTTTTCTAAATATCAATATCAAAATAGACGACACAATTATTGTCGAGCTAATAACAATTACGAAAGCGCCTGGTTCGTTTTGAAACGGCAAATCAACGTTCATGCCATACAACGAGGCGATAATTGTCGGCACAGTTAATACTACAGTTAGCGACGTCAACAAACGAATAACTTGGTTTAGGTTGTTGGTAGAAATCGTCGAGTAAGCCTCGCGGATCGAAACTATTGTTTTAATATTCGATTTAGCAGACTCAATTGATTGTTCGTTGCTAAGCAACAGGTCCTCGATAAGTTCAATGTCTTCTTCGAATAATTTAATGTGACGGCCAGTCATTAAACGTTTAAGCAGCGTGTTGGTAGGTACTAGCGCCGACATAAAATCATTTAGTTCATCCTCTATAGTCACAAAGCCAATGAAGTCTTTATTGGACACCTGTTCCACTCGTAGACGGTTTCGTACACTAATGATTTGTTTAGAAATTGCTGTTAAGTGACGTTCGTAATCGTCGACAATATGATCGATGATGTTTAGCAGGAGTTTTACTCGCTGAGTCGTATTTGCCTCTGTTGAATTCATGATTTTTTCTAATCGCGGGATTGGTCTCAGGCTTATTGTCATTATGTAGCTACCCGATATAGCAATCAGTATTGGAACTGTAACAACTTGCAGATTAGTGTCTGTCAACGGAAAGCGAGTAAACACATAATGAATATTATCTTCAGTCTCAAAGCGTGGAACCTCATCAATATCTAATGCATCTTCAAGCATGCCTTCGTCGATTTTAAACGTGTCAGTTAGTATCTGTTGCTCTGCATCTGTCGGGTCTTCAACATAAATCCAAGAGCCCGCTTTGTGTGAATCAAGCTGCTTAAATTTTTTGCTTTTTATGGTTTTGTGCCAGTACTGAATCATCGTAGTTTAATCATACACGATTAAAAATGCCTTATACTAAGCAGTATGAAAATACTTAAAAGAAAAGTTCGCCTGCCCTACGAGCAAGAATATTTTAAATCGATAATTAGTGGTAGCAGCGCTGGTATATCGACGACGACAGCGATAATTATTGGCTTAACTGTATCCGAAACTAAGATTGCAGCCATCACCACAAGTGCAATTGTTATTATTTTTATTCAAGCTTTCAATGCTGCGGCTAGTCGGTTTGCAGATTTGCGCACCGCCCAAGAAATCGACGGCGAAAAAGTTTTAAAAACTAAGTTCCCGCTTACTGTTGCGTCCATTCAGTTCGCTTCGCACACCTTTTCCGGCCTCATAGCGCTGACACCGATAATTTTGTACGGCACTGAAAGCGGCGTGCTGGTTACTGTAGCGGTGAACACCTTTGCGCTGTTTTTACTTGCTGTGTATAAAGTCAGGGTCTTAAAAGTTAACGCCTTGTCGGACATTGCCGAATTTGTGCTTACTGGGCTGCTTGTGATGTTGGTTGGCCTGGGAGCTGGTTTACTGCTTGAACTTAGTGCCTAGAATAAACAGCCTGATCAGTGACAACAAAATCTAGCTGGACGTCATGATCTTCAGTAGGAATAACTTCAACTTTATCTTCATCAAAGGCAATACCAATTTTTATAGCATCGGGATAGTGCTTTAGGAATCGATCATAATAACCGCCGCCGTAGCCAAGGCGATTCAGTTGTTTGTCAAAAACAAGTAGTGGAACTAATATGATATCGATTTTTTTAGGGGTCATAACATCATCGCAGTCTGGTTCTGGTATGCCGCGCATATTTGGAGCAAAATGAGTGTCTTTTTCAACCTTAACAATTTCCATGTCTCGGCCAATCAAACGGGGAACATAGGTTGTAGCTGTTGGTCGTCGCCACAACATACTAAAAATAGGTGTGGTTTGCGGCTCATTCATCATGTCATTGCTGACGTAGCTGTGAATGGACTTAGCTTTTGGCCACTCAGTTATAGTCTTGAGATTTTTAGCAATGTTTTTAGACTTTTCTTCAACCTCTTTGGCGGTAAGGTTCATGCGCACAGCTTTAGCGCTTCGTCGTAAGTCTTGTTTATCCATTACTTAAAAGCTTATGTTTTTTTATGCTGCTAAGGCAAGTGATTTATCAGAGTTCGTTGGACAATTTGGATTTCGGCAATAATTATCAACTTCACCTGTCTCATTATCAATCACACTTACGTAGCCTTTTTCTGGACACTTTTTACATGCACTTCCTTCAAAGCTAACGGCAGTTTTATTGCCAGAAACTTCTATCCCCAGCCCCGATAAGATCGCCAATTCTTTAGACGAGGCTGGTCGTACGCCACACTCCATTCCGCATACTGCCGTTCGTTCAATTGCTGTTTTAAATAGACTGCTATCAAGGGTTGTTGCTTCAATGGTTTTACCTTGTTTTATTAAGGCTTGTAGCGCAACGTAGTCTTCACCAATCTCTTTACCGTATGCTCTAACGCCAATTTGTGGCTGTTCTTTAGAGATTGTATGAATATGCGTAGCAAGGTTCAGTTGAAAAGCTTTTTCTTTTTTTCCTAGTGACATTTCAAGCTGGGAAAGTTTAATGATCTCCCCTGCAACTTTATTTCGAAGTCTTGAGATCTTTTTTCGATATTCACTAAAACTATCGAAATAGTCTCTGTAATCTTCGGTCCTCCACGCTGTTAGTGTTTTTTGACCCAAGGCAACATCCGGCCCAATACAAGCATCAAGTATAGAAAGAACTTCTAATAACGATTCGCTGCCGCCAGCTTTACGAGTGATCGCAGTTTGCAGTGCTTGGAGCGGAGTTGCGGTCGGCAAGGTATAGTCCGCGCCGGCCTCTTTTAGAAAGTCGGCGGTTTTATAATCGTC contains:
- a CDS encoding DUF21 domain-containing protein, with amino-acid sequence MEIVLIVFLLACSAGFSGLTLGLLSLDVHELKRKSDLGDQQATLVYPIRARGSELLVTLILGNVLVNSILTVILDSITNGVMAVLLSTTLIVIFGEIVPQAVLGRYGLSFGSKIAPFMERLLWFFSPIARPLGALLDRTLGEELPTFYSKDELVRILEEHSISDESDIAEDELKIVDSALSFGDKKIEDVMTPRSMVIAVGSKEKTTIKLMNELHESGHSRFPVFNDDLDHIIGTLYLRDLVAQKEPKKVADVMTDTVIYVNEKDKLAHVLNAFYKTQHHLFIVVNEFSETVGVISIEDIIEQVLGQKIVDEFDRYEDIREVAKKNSSVKTETLK
- a CDS encoding magnesium transporter CorA family protein → MIQYWHKTIKSKKFKQLDSHKAGSWIYVEDPTDAEQQILTDTFKIDEGMLEDALDIDEVPRFETEDNIHYVFTRFPLTDTNLQVVTVPILIAISGSYIMTISLRPIPRLEKIMNSTEANTTQRVKLLLNIIDHIVDDYERHLTAISKQIISVRNRLRVEQVSNKDFIGFVTIEDELNDFMSALVPTNTLLKRLMTGRHIKLFEEDIELIEDLLLSNEQSIESAKSNIKTIVSIREAYSTISTNNLNQVIRLLTSLTVVLTVPTIIASLYGMNVDLPFQNEPGAFVIVISSTIIVSSILILIFRKNKWL
- a CDS encoding 5-formyltetrahydrofolate cyclo-ligase, translating into MDKQDLRRSAKAVRMNLTAKEVEEKSKNIAKNLKTITEWPKAKSIHSYVSNDMMNEPQTTPIFSMLWRRPTATTYVPRLIGRDMEIVKVEKDTHFAPNMRGIPEPDCDDVMTPKKIDIILVPLLVFDKQLNRLGYGGGYYDRFLKHYPDAIKIGIAFDEDKVEVIPTEDHDVQLDFVVTDQAVYSRH